The Juglans regia cultivar Chandler chromosome 1, Walnut 2.0, whole genome shotgun sequence nucleotide sequence ttttataattaaatatatgatatgtaacttaattacttatgtctatatattgaatatgtttcatagctatattttatagATTGTACAATAGTTAATCagtaagatttaataatttcatatattagcATGTGTAaaccatatatatgaaatagatatatgctatcaatattatatctatgtattaataatttatgtaagcatataatatattgttattatggataaatatcaactagttacatattaattatttataaatttttaaaatcttataattcaatagaggttctacttgttagttatacaaattcaatatttgattttttatttatctaatttattaatcattaaatcttattaaaaaaataactcgAGCTCGACTTGACTCAAGTTCGAGTTGGAAATTTAGCTTATCGAGCCAAGTTCGAATAAAGACTAAATGAAAATCTCGAGCTTGAGCTCAAGTTTTTTTAGTCGAGTCAAGCTCGACAAGCCAAAGACTAACTCGGCTCAATTACAGTCCTACTCCTGTTTTTTACTCAATTGACTCGAGAAATGATTGATTTCCTACTGAGCACAACCAgtcattgttttatttttctagataaAAAAGGGTAGAGGAAATAATacataaatccacaaacaaCACTAGTACCCCGAGGTACTCAACTACTATCATAAGTTAATCTTGCACACGTACTCTATTACTAATCCTCATCTGAACCATCAAGTCATctgaaatattgtgaagataaaatgggtgagttatcaatagcTCAGTaaatagagaacatatactagtatgtaaacatgagcatttatagagttcaaaaTGTGgaacaaaacatgttacaaaatatcagagcgaaattttcagaaaaatattcttattccaAAAATCTTTTGACATATCATAAACTAAGACATCATCTTTATATACTAtcagagcatcacatcgggataaAGACCATGTTCAACCTCTGTagtaaggttataaaccatcattatacctgTGATGGGatcgtatgccactattatacctATAGTTAGGTCGTacaccatgtttaaccctcgtggtagggtcataaaccaccattatactcgtggtggggtcgtatgccactattatatctgTGGTATGACCGTATACTACTATTATACTCGTGGTAGGGCTGTATACTACTATTATACTTGTGGCAGGgttgtataccactattatactcgTGGCGGGGCCTTAAcgaaaacaaaacagaaacaacATCAGAACCAGATTATAATCAAATACAGCATTAGAAATTCAtcccaaggttttcagataacATATTGTATCAAAAAATAGTACTAAATAgttttagatcatttcacatattcaaaataacagaATCAAAGCATCTTCATTTAATCAAAGCAAAACtttttagatttcatatttgctctttttcacagttcaaaaataaaatgataaaataagctcatgtctacaccagtcatgacagaaaatactttttctttatacatatttcatgaatatgcagaattcatatttgaggttgttttcaggtTTCTTTTCAAAGCAAGCatacatgttttcaaaatcaatctcatttcatttcttttatgcaaaatcaaGTATAGAAACCCTGTTTACCTTACTCTTACCATGTATAAGTCATGCCTTGGGTCCGACCTCTAATAGTTTCACAACCAAAAACATTTACCAATCAATTATCAATCCAAACAAGCATGCCACTAGTTTATTTAGTAAACCTCAAACCAACAAATAATTTAGTCCCGAGCATCCACTCAACTCGCAATAGTTCAACTACAACCAACCCAACATGATCAACTCAATAACACTCATAGAATAAACCTTGTCAGCCACATATCTCAACCCAAACCACCATGATCATCAACCCAATTGATCTAGCAAACCACAATCAGCTCAACAATCTATCACTCAACTTCAATAGTATCTTATAgaatctcaacatccaaacgtcaAATCAACAGTTAATAATCAAAATTGgaacaaccaacaaaataaaCACGTACCCCGGACAACCACATAATATCATTCATTAGAAATTCCAGCAACCAAAATTCATTAATATAGCCCACATAACAATGTCAACAACGagcataaaattttgaatatcttaCCTAAGTTTGTGTGTGTGGCTcgtgaaaattaaaaagcagAAACAACACTATTTGGGGCATTAGTGATGACctatgatatataaatagtgACGTTAAAATTACACTTAAGCTCCAATAATGTACGACTGTGGCTAATCTTGAGGCAAGGCCTTACTTACGTCAGTGAGGAAATTTTTGCATTTCGAGACAATGGTGATTACACTGCGGTGGAAGAGGAAAATAATTTGTGCAAAGTTTCTAGGAGTGTTAAACCAGTGAGAGTGTATAGAGTGAgaataaatactataaaaaactACCTAAAGATCGAAGAGGCTCACCATTGTAGGATAAAAAAAGTAGCAACAAAGACCCTCAAATAAATTTCAAagatataaaattgaaataaacctATAGCTATCAGTGAAGAGAtgaacatagagagagagatgaacatAGAGATAAAATCCAAAgagataaaattgaaataaaccaATAGCTATCGGTAAAGAGATGAACATAGAGATAAAATTTCAAAgagataaaattgaaataaacctATAGCTATCGGTAAAGAGATGAACATAGAGATAAAATTTCAAAgagataaaattgaaataaacctATAGCTATCAGTGAAGAGAtgaacatagagagagagagagagagagagagagaggggtctaAAACTTAAATAGAGGGAGTGAACAAAGAGTGGGCTTATTGGTGTCGATGAGAGGCCACCTACGGCGGCACCTTTATGGTGGTGACACACAATGTGTAGAAGGGGTGGGATGCTCTGCAAGTGCGAGATTTGTGAGGATGGAGTACGAAACTGCAAAGAGAAAGAGAATAggtaatagagagagagatttgagtggtgggagaaaagaagagaaggaaaatcaaAACTGCATAGTGGGGAAGATGGAAAGCGGGGTTGAGTGATTTTCGGGAtgaagaaaactgaaaaagGGAACTTACCTAAACGACATTATTTGTGGTCTCTATGGTTAGGGTCTTCGTGGGCCTGGGCCTGCATTGTAGGCTTGGGCCTTAGGCTCGAGCGTTAGGCTCGAGTATTACAGAATTAGTCCAATTTGATTTGGTTTGGGCGGAATCGAAACTGATTGAAAATCGGCTCAATCATGATTTTCACgattcaaaaatcaaattggaCCGAATCGAGccaaaaattatgtataatttattttttatattatataaaatatatattatatgctatacatattatacatattataaaattaatatgacataaaatcttagttttattatttatgcttCTTTAATGTAacatatattagttttattaatatgacataaatattaatattaagttatgaatatgttattatttatctttatatattaagttatatgcttacatatatatatatatataatatgttataagtATAAGAGTacacttttgatatatatatatatatattaaggataaagacatttttataagtaaattttttcaccttttttgtggttatatacatgttatttttgaaaacaatgtTTTAGACTCTATCTTATTTAtggtaaaaataatttctcatttgGGTTAGAAAAACCAACTAGCCtaacaaaaaagtcaaaaactAAATTACACTTCTAAAACTAAATCGACTCGAAACTAAAAAAATCGAAGGTTCTGATTTTCTAGTGAATTGGTCTGTATCAATTCgcaaaattctaaaattgatGTATATTGATTtgattctaaaatatgtctaaaattgAATTGAACCGAACCGATTATATCCATAATCCTAATCAAATAGTGGAGTCTATCTCTCAGCAATTATTTTCTCTAcatgctttattttttctttaaaggcACGCGACATGTTTACATTAATAAGCTAGCAGTATATATGAGTAGAGATCTGGTATATATGGATTTCAacaaacacctaattacaactaatacaacacaaaaataataaaatattggttTTGATACCGTCCTTGTCCTGCTTGTGAACTGTGAATCCACATTTGCAACCCGTGAGGGTTTGGCGGTGTTCCAAAAACCTTCTCGTTTGATTATatagtttagatgagatgaaatgagatattttattaaaagttaaataaaatattatcataatataaatttttaatattatttttattttaaaatttaaaaaaattaaattatttattatatttggtatcgaagtttataaaaattataataataagataatatgagattatttgattttgtataacTAAACCAACCCTTAAGGCTTGTTtgagaagtgagatgagatgataattttatgaataataaatataatttatgaatagtaatgagaaggtttaagttgaatattttttgagttttgggaaatgagagaaaaaaaaattgaataaaaaatattattaaaattaaaatattgttataatataatttgataatattatttttatttaagaatttaaaaaaattaaattattttttatttttcgtttgaTAGTTTagtaaagttgtaatgattagtttgaaaattttgtatttgaattatatttgaaaataaaatgagttgaaaattttgggataagatctatttccaaacaaatcttaaaattttctttttaaaaaaataaaaaataatttaagaataataaaatgtcACATTTTGTATAAAAGATGAAAGTAAAATGAAAGTAATGTTTAGCATTAttcattaaaaacttaaaaaaaaaacattattcattaataaaatatgtttttataattataggTTTGGAACAGGCATTAacccaattaatatataacttaaaacAGAAGCTACCCtatcgaaaaagaaaaaaaaaaaaaaaaggaacccaACACGTTTTCtcaaaaaaacttttttgtttgaaaCGTGTTGGCGGGAGTTCCATTTCGCTCTAAAAAGGTTTCAAAACCCTCGATTCCTCCACTCCCAAATCTCACAAAACCTTTTCACTAAAGAAGTCCTCGGCTCCAGTTCGATAATCTCTATCACCCACATCCCTCTTCTTCTCTTATTCGATCCCCATCGGACCCTTGATCAAATCCTCTTTCAAATGGCTCGGGACGTCGAGAAATTCAAATCGGCGAAGAGGTCGTACCTGATCGCCAAGGAGCAGGGGAACCGGTACGAGGAGGCTAGGTGGGCCAACGTGATTGGAGACATCCTCAAGAACAGAGGGGAGTATGTAGAGGCGCTCAAGTGGCTGCGGCTCGATTACGATGTGACGTCCCGCCACTTGCACGATAAGCAGCTTCTCCCGACGTGTCAGTCTCTTGGGGAGGTCTATCTTCGTCTCCAGGACTTCACGAACGCTCTATCTTCTCaggtattttgtttttgggaCTTTAAATTTTGTGTGGGGTGGGAAAGTGGGACAGGGAGAGAGATTTTTCCCCGTTTTGAGTGTTTGGGTTGGGAGAGTCCGAGAGTGGAAAGTATGGGCAGTGGGTTGTGTTGAGACTAATCGGTGTACTCGGTTCATTTGGGCggaatctttattttttggagtTTCTATGGAAAATATAAGGAAAAGGAAATCGCTTCTGTTTGGTTCCAGATAAAATAaggtaaaggaaaagaaagataattaagtTGGGCGGTTTCGGAGGAAACTTCCCCTAGGGTTTCCTTTCTTGCTCATACTTCGTGAACTAAGATTGTAAATCTGCATCACTGTTTCATTTGGGTAAAAAGTGGAATAATTGGAGAAAATGGCAACTGTAACAATTTATCAATGATAACTTGAGAATTGAACTTCTCTACATTGTTTTTGCTTTCAGAAAAAACATTTAGAGCTTGCCAAGGAAGCTAATGACCTTATTGAACAGCAAAGGGCCAACACCCAACTTGGTCGTACTTACCATGAAATGTTTTTGAGATCTGAAAATGACCACTTCTCAGTTCAGAATGCCAAAGAGTACTTCAGATGTTCAATGAAGCTTGCGGAGACTGTTAGGGAGAACCCACCTGTTAACGATAGCAAATTCTTCCTTAAAGAATATATTGATGCTCATAATAATATTGGGATGCTTGAAATGGATCTTGATAACTTGGACGAGGCCCAGAAAATCCTAACCAAAGGATTACAGATTTGTGCAGATGAAGAGGTTGAGGAAGATTATGATGGGCGAAGTAGGCTCCATCACAACCTTGGAAATGTTTATATGGAGCTCAGAATGTGGGATGAAGCTCGGAAGCACATTGAGGAGGACATTAAAATTTGTAAGAGAATTGGGCATTGCCAAGGGGAGGCAAAGGGGTATATCAATTTTGGTGAATTGCATTATAGGGTTCAGAAGTATGAGGAGGCACTTTGTTGCTACCGGAAGGCGCTTGATCTGGCAAAATCCATGGAAGATGAGGATGCTTTGGCTATGCAAATTGAGCAAAACATTGAGACTGTAAAAGAAGCTATTAAAGTAATGGGTGACCTGAAGAAAGAAGAGCAGAATCTCAAGAAGCTGACCAGAGAAATGACCAGTGCAAAAGGAACAGCACGTGAGAGGAAGTGTCTGTTGCAGCAAAATGCATCTCTCGATTGCCTCATCGAGAAATCGAGAATGATCTTGGCATGGCTGAAGGTACGAATTCTGTTCTATACACATTTTCTTTGCCTTTGAGCTCTCTCTCAACTGCTAGAGGGATCTTCAGCACACTGGATAGCTTGTAAATTTTGTGGAtgagttcaaattttgtttcTGATTTGAGTTATTGTATCAATTGGTTTTCTAATTTCATGTTTACATTAAACATAGACAGGATATTTCATGTATTCAATTCCTTTGTCAAATTTCCAGAACTTGATTCTGATGGACTAGATGGATTTGTGCATGTGTGACAAGATTGTGTTTACTGAATGACTAGTCTCGTCTAGAAGATGAATGTTTAAAAAATCAGCATGGCTGGGGTTCCTTCTTGCCTTCTGTTTTGCAAAATCTTCCATTCCTGTTTTTGTTAGAAAAATTCCAAGGGCTCTTTTGGACATAAAATTATCTTGAAGATTTTCTAAACCAAGATGGAAAGTTTAAGAGATAGATTTTTGTGTAGGCTTTTCGAAAGTGGCGGGACCCATAGAAATTATCTTTtgattgagaaattttgaggtgtatttttattgaatttgaaaaagtggtAGGGTCCGTTTAATGATGTTTGGAGAGAAGCTTTTGTGAAagggtttatttttttggtaaaagTTGATTGGATCAAATGATGGATCTTGTTGTTTGTGCGTGTTCATGATCAAGTGCGTGATGCTAGTAGGTAGGTATACTTCTTGCTCTTTTAGACGTGACTTATTCAtcaaagagagaataaaaatattcaaatttgaatgcAGTTAGCAGGAAGTTACTAGTAAAGAATTCTACAGCAGTGTTTTAATGTTGCAAATAAACTGGCTTCACATGGCAAGAGTGTCCTGCCTTCATATTTAAGCTACACATATAGGTTGTCTGATACATCCAATAATCCACTGGAAGTTCTGAATGCTACAAAGAACTGCCCTTCATACTGTTATTGTGAATTTTAATGCTGCCCCatttcttatttgaaatattCCATGTTTAGCTTCTTGAATTTGctaaaaggaagaagagagtAGCAAGTGCACTTTGTGACAAGGAAAAGCTGGGTGATTCATTTCTGGCTATTGGAGAATCATACCAGAAGATCAGAAAATTTAATAGAAGCATTAAATGGTACATGAAGAGTTGGGAAACATACAAGTCAATAGGTAACTTGGAGGTAAGTTGAAGTTTTTTTCCTATGATCTTTAGATGAATAGATGATATATGTGGCATCTTGTTGTCTGAGAGAAGGTTATATCATTGAACTATGCTTGGATCCTTCGATATATTTGTATATGACCTAGGTAGTCAAGGCATATGCTTATTTTAGTTGCCTAGATTTCAGCAATGGTCATGATCCTGTTGGATAATTATAGGTTGATGTTGAAGTATATTGACTGTTCTGTCCATGGATGTGCTGTAGATTGTTGTTCAGTGGATTTTCACtctgatttgatattatttcaGGGGCAAGCATTAGCAAAAATCAACATTGGTAACGTTTTGGACAGTGATGGCAATTGGACAGGAGCACTAGATGCATTTGAGGAGAGCTACAGGTAATTATCTGTTTGGTTTTTCCTGGTAGACATTAATAAATGGAATAAGAAAATTATGGGGCACTCAAATTGATGGATATCAATTTAGCTTGAATGCTGGAAAGTGGAACTCCTTGCATGCCTGGCCAAGCAGTCCTAGATGCCTTCAACACATCTGGAACTATAATATTCACTATTTTGATTTCATACACATGGCCAGATGATTGCACTGTTTTAGCGTAACTTTCATAGCACTTTTGGTATCACCTGGATCCTTTAATAGAAAATAGTTTTAAGCATCAAATCATAGGATgcccttttatttctttttcatattgcCTTGATGCATTCTTTTAATACGTCAACATATAGGGTTTGTAATGATTTGTTCTCATCCACTCTATCCTGTATTGCAGGATTTCCATTGAAGCGAACCTTCCTTCTATACAGCTTTCTGCACTAGAGAATATGCACTATAGCCACATGATAAGATTTGACAATGTTGAAGAGGCCAGGTAAATATGGTTCATGCAATCCTCCTTAACCATATAAGCTGTTACAATCCAGTGAGTCTGCTGATGGAACTTGAAAGTTACGGAAATTAAATACCAAACTGATGATTCATGTCATACAAGAATTTGCTTGAAGGGTTAAATTTTTGGTatctccataaaaaaataaagaaaagttgTGTGACCCCTCTGTGTCCCCTTCTGGAAGGGGGTTTCAATTAGTTTATTTACTTATCAATAGAACCAAGTATCTGTTCCTTATTTTTTAATGGGTTTTGTAATAAGTTAGAGAATTGCTTAAAGAAAGACTCTTCTGTAGGAGATTGCAGCGTTTAATTGACAAATTGAAGCAGTCAGGAGATAAGGAGCTTGAAAGACATAATGTGGCAGAGGATTGCTGCTCTGAGACTGACACGGAAGGGAATGATCATTTGTCAGAAAGTAGGTATAATGCACGCTGCTCACCTGAGATGAGTAAATGGAATTCTAGCAGATCAAAGTCTGTAGCCAGTGTAGAAGAGTTGAACGACGATGTTCCTCTGATTTCTCTCATTGGATCGGGTAAAAATTCACCCAAAATGAAATCAGCTCAGTCAGGAAAGCAAAATATTTATACTCAGCCTACCAAAGTTTTGCCAAAAAGTTTGTCTAAATCCACCAGTGATCAGCGGACAGTTGTTGGTCGTAAACGTGTTCGTGTCATCCTTTCTGACGATGAGAGTGAAGAACCAGATGAGGTGAAGTGCTCGAAAGGAAGCCCTGGTAAATGCCCAGTAGAGGCAGTTGCTACATCTGATGAATGTGGGTTTTTAAGTCATTAACTAGTTTTTGCTTCAGACATTTCACTATACTAGCGGAGTACTGACTTGTATCTTTTACTTGAATGCAGtcaagtgtaaaaataatttacccAGACATAATTGTAAATTTCAGGTAAACAAAACCATTGTATTCCTTGATGAATATTTTTCCCATGTTCAAGCTGGTCTGTTGGTGTCTGATGTTTAATCATTTGGTTTGGCAGGAGGTCCCAGCGGATGCCTCCCAATGTGCCACCCGGTCATGCAATCCCTTTGATATGGAAGAAAGTACTAGTTCATACAGATCAAGGAGTCCCAATGTAGCCACTCAAAATGGCAAACTATTCAGATCTTCAAGCATTGGTGAAGTTGTTATTGTGTCTGATTTTGCTGCTAGTGGTTCTAAATGTGACATTGATGTCAATGGAAACCTATTGCATAAACATAACGCTGCTGATCTGAAGTTGCTTGCTGGTGACAGATATGATGTGTGTTGCTCATAACATTTGGATACTATCCAAGTAGATCTATGTGATTGCCAATATACATATTTTGCTAATTTGTGATCTTTCATTCTGTTCACAGCAGTGTATTATTTGCAAGATTGACAAGCAACTGATACTTGTTGAAGCAAGCTCATGTATGGATAGCGATAAGCTGAGCATTGAGTCTGTAAAGGTTGAACTGGCATGCTTATACTATTTACGACTTCCCATTGAAAAGAGATCAGAGGGTAGGAACTTAACTGTTATACATGCTGCTGATTGCTAATAATCAAATTTCTTACCTTGTTGTTAAGAAGGATGCATTTAAGTGGATCTTTTAACATCTAGAGTGATCAGCAATATGAAAAATAGGTTGCAGAtactcacattttttttattttgagatagGTTGGCAGCATATTACATTGTGCTGTAATAATGTTTTTTGGGAGGTGGGGGAGGGGCTTGTTATGATATCGATGCTTTAGTGTTGGGATAACTAAAGGATGAACTCCATTGGCTTTAGTGGTGGACCATAAATAATTGCCAAGTGACAAGCACAAAACTGTATTGGACACATTAAGCTTGGCTGCCTTTTGGTGGCACACAAGTTTTCTATTTGTCCACCGTCATACTTTTCTCTCGTGATTTAAATCAATGGAAAGAGTAAAACTTGGTGGGTGCTGCGAGCAAGTCACTGCTTTACGTGcttcatcatcattttaatatcatctaTGAGTCATCTAATATGGTTGTTTCTTATTAGGTCTGTTACCTATAATTCGGCAAATTAAATGCAGTGGAAGAGTTGTAGAATCCTTGGAGACAGTTGAAACTCTTAAAGATTGTTTGGGAAAAGTCTCCCTTGAAGCTTCTATAGATGGTATGCATAAAAACTGCATAATTACATTTAGCGAAGTTGTGAATCTCccattattgttgttgttgttgttgtaagTTATGGTTGACGATTTACGGTGCCTGAAATGTTTTTTTCGCATAGAGAACTATTTCTGACAGTTAGTGCAAGGGTAAAGCCCTAGGCTGAGCATAAGTGTGTTTGTTCTTGAAAATAACCACTTCATGCAAAATACCGAAGGTTAAGACCAGATCTATATCTCAGCTCACACCACTTTGCTGTTGTGGGAACAACATCGGGTACTgatccaatttttatttttatataaaactttttCATGTCATATAGTAATCTATGATAGGTTGAAAACATGGAAGTTATTGGGAAGGGCCATTCTGTAAGTGGTTAAACAGGTGCATAGAACACCCCTTGTGGTTAAATAGTTGTATAGAACACTACTCCAGGAGATGAGTGTTTTCGTGCTTTCATCCCCTCTTCTTTTTGCCACTGCCCGTGAGTGTTCTTGTACTGGAATAATACCACTAATTACTAGTTACTTGCAAACTCAGGCCCTTGACCATGAATGATTTGTTTTCCCGAGAATGTTTCAAGGAGATGCCGAATTTGTATATAATTCATGGAAAACAGTATTCTGGAGCTGAACTAGAGTTCCAAGGTAGACTGCTAGCTTCTATGGCATATTTGCATGCATTACATGTTGGCTGGATACATCTTTTAGGTAGTCTTTAAAGTAGGAATGCAAGGGCTCATTATGTATATCAGAATCGCTCCACATGAGTATTTCCATTTTGACCTTTTGCTCACTGAAGTGCTGTTTTTGCCAGTTAGGTATGCGTTTCATTTGTTTGTTACTTTTCCAGGATGGGTCCAAAAGCCTTTGATAAAACTGTACATTGACAGCTGCAATGAGTTATCTGAGGCACCTAACATGAAGTTGCTCAAGAAACTATACAATAGAAGAATGGAGGTAAGTGCTAGTTAACTAGGCATaaccttttatttttgcttGTGGATTGGAATAGTTTTGTTTATTTGGAATATATAATTCTTCTTTACCAGGTTTCAGACGATGAAGTGACTGTATCTGAATGTGAATTGCAAGATTTATCAATAACTCCATTGGTGATTGCGCTGCGTGCCCACAAAACATTTTCCATGCTGGACCTTTCTCACAATTTGCTAGGTAATGATATCTGGCATCTAGCTCAtctattctcatttttttcctgAACAGAAAAAGTCTCTTCAATTCTCCTTGATGAAGAGATTAGTAgggttattttttaattagtattAGCTGTACATTGGCTTGCCATCCCCCCAGGAAATGGAACAATAGAGAAGCTTCAAGAAGTGTTTGCATCAGGCCAAAATTATGGTGGGTTAACCTTGGATCTGCATTGCAATCGATTCGGTCCAACTGCATTGTTTCAGGTATGTAACTTTGTTCACAAATGGATTAGATTGATGGTCTTGCGAACATTGAACATATGCAAGTATATTAATACAAAGCACAATCTTGTGCCTAGCGGTCTTTGTAGTCAACTGATATCTCCCCCGTCTTACTAGAGGAAGTATTGGGTTCAACCCAAGAAAAGGGAGGAGTTTTGGGAAGGGAATTCACTCCTACTACTATCTCTGTCATCCttctttgaaagaaaatgtgtgtgtgtgtgtgtgtgtacaaaTATCTTGAAAAATGTCTTTCAACTGTCATATGTGATACATGTATTCTGTAGTTTAAAGTTCCCTGGAGACTTTGAGATTCTACCTATTGAACCATATTCTACTTCATCAGTAGCATGACTAAAGTGGGAaatgcctttttatttttagttctctTCATCTTAACCACATCacttatttatctattttctaaTTTTCAGATTTGTGGATGCCCTGTGCTGTGTGCTCGACTGGAAGTGCTTAACATCTCTGGAAACCGTCTAACTGATGCTTGTGGATCTTACCTTTCAACTATTTTGGAGAGATGCAAGGGTAATGTTCTTTTTCTGCTGTCCTGTTTATTTCAATATTAGTTTTGGAATCTTGTTAATCATCATCACTAGCTCTGTGCTGCTGTTTTGGATTAGTGTGGATCATACTATGTTCTTGGAGTCAAGGCTTTGCAGAGTTCAAATATATCTGATGTCAACTGTTAACTCTGTCAAACATTCGAGCATGTGGACTTTTATTGTAGAGAATACCTGTTGTTTCAGCTCACTTATGCTCTCTGTTTTGTAGGCCTATGTAGCTTGAACATTGAACGCTGTTCTATCACATCTAGAACAATTCAAAAGGTTT carries:
- the LOC108990474 gene encoding protein TONSOKU isoform X2: MARDVEKFKSAKRSYLIAKEQGNRYEEARWANVIGDILKNRGEYVEALKWLRLDYDVTSRHLHDKQLLPTCQSLGEVYLRLQDFTNALSSQKKHLELAKEANDLIEQQRANTQLGRTYHEMFLRSENDHFSVQNAKEYFRCSMKLAETVRENPPVNDSKFFLKEYIDAHNNIGMLEMDLDNLDEAQKILTKGLQICADEEVEEDYDGRSRLHHNLGNVYMELRMWDEARKHIEEDIKICKRIGHCQGEAKGYINFGELHYRVQKYEEALCCYRKALDLAKSMEDEDALAMQIEQNIETVKEAIKVMGDLKKEEQNLKKLTREMTSAKGTARERKCLLQQNASLDCLIEKSRMILAWLKLLEFAKRKKRVASALCDKEKLGDSFLAIGESYQKIRKFNRSIKWYMKSWETYKSIGNLEGQALAKINIGNVLDSDGNWTGALDAFEESYRISIEANLPSIQLSALENMHYSHMIRFDNVEEARRLQRLIDKLKQSGDKELERHNVAEDCCSETDTEGNDHLSESRYNARCSPEMSKWNSSRSKSVASVEELNDDVPLISLIGSGKNSPKMKSAQSGKQNIYTQPTKVLPKSLSKSTSDQRTVVGRKRVRVILSDDESEEPDEVKCSKGSPGKCPVEAVATSDEFKCKNNLPRHNCKFQEVPADASQCATRSCNPFDMEESTSSYRSRSPNVATQNGKLFRSSSIGEVVIVSDFAASGSKCDIDVNGNLLHKHNAADLKLLAGDRYDCIICKIDKQLILVEASSCMDSDKLSIESVKVELACLYYLRLPIEKRSEGLLPIIRQIKCSGRVVESLETVETLKDCLGKVSLEASIDGWVQKPLIKLYIDSCNELSEAPNMKLLKKLYNRRMEVSDDEVTVSECELQDLSITPLVIALRAHKTFSMLDLSHNLLGNGTIEKLQEVFASGQNYGGLTLDLHCNRFGPTALFQICGCPVLCARLEVLNISGNRLTDACGSYLSTILERCKGLCSLNIERCSITSRTIQKVSDALNAGSVLEQLCIGYNNPVSGNAIMNLLVRLGSLKRFSELSLNGLKLSKPIVDSLCRLAKTSCLSGLMLGGAGIGTDGASQLTESLFNGNQDLLKLDLSYCGLTYKYVLGLKNDMATGILELNLAGNPIMQEGANALSSLLMNPQCCLRVLRLNKCQLGLAGVLCIIQALAENDSLQELSLADNAYLDKHYSLQYNLAGKGSTEFLKEEHDISETCLREYANKEVDSGRQDACAVTTDCNQLEVADSEEDPIRVEVAATGIDDSCVSSCQKRIPSPECQFIQELSTAIIMAKKLCSLDLSNNGISAQAAEALYNAWSGIRVGSAERHIEDQTIHLYMRGNKCCTKPCCNN